In the genome of Raphanus sativus cultivar WK10039 chromosome 4, ASM80110v3, whole genome shotgun sequence, one region contains:
- the LOC108851073 gene encoding GATA transcription factor 2-like encodes MDVYGLSSPDILRVDDLLDFSNEDIFSASSSTSTAATSSSSFPPQNPNYHNHLPSSADHSFLHDICVPSDDAAHLEWLSQFVDDSFADFPSNPLGGTMTSFKTETSKPRSKRSKPPSTLVGTWAPMSEPDQNIHDPGRSKPKKEHSGGGGRHQSSAETAEGGLRRCTHCASDKTPQWRTGPLGPKTLCNACGVRFKSGRLVPEYRPASSPTFVLTQHSNSHRKVMELRRQKEVMRQPHQVQLHYHPSF; translated from the exons ATGGACGTCTATGGCTTATCTTCACCAGACATACTTAGAGTCGATGACCTTCTTGATTTCTCCAACGAAGACATCTTCTCCGCCTCTTCTTCCACTTCCACCGCCGctacttcctcctcctctttccCTCCTCAGAATCCTAACTACCACAATCATCTCCCTTCCTCCGCCGATCACTCCTTCCTCCACGACATTTGTGTCCCC AGTGATGATGCAGCTCACCTGGAATGGCTCTCGCAATTCGTGGACGACTCCTTTGCTGATTTTCCATCGAACCCACTAGGAGGAACTATGACTTCCTTTAAAACTGAAACCTCAAAACCAAGAAGCAAAAGATCAAAACCTCCATCTACTTTGGTTGGAACATGGGCACCGATGTCGGAACCCGACCAGAACATTCACGACCCCGGGAGGTCCAAGCCTAAGAAAGAACActccggaggaggaggaagacatcAATCGTCGGCGGAGACGGCTGAAGGTGGGTTGAGGAGATGCACTCACTGTGCATCGGATAAGACGCCACAGTGGAGGACAGGACCACTCGGGCCTAAAACGCTGTGTAACGCTTGCGGAGTCCGGTTTAAATCCGGTAGGCTTGTACCGGAATATAGACCGGCTTCGAGTCCGACTTTCGTGTTGACTCAGCATTCAAACTCTCACCGGAAAGTGATGGAGCTGAGACGACAGAAGGAGGTCATGAGACAACCACATCAAGTTCAACTTCACTACCATCCCTCGTTTTAG